In Actinoplanes lobatus, the DNA window CGCGGACGCGTGGGCCCGGGCCGGCATGTCGAACGTCGGCGCCATGCCGAACCCGCTGATGACCGTGCCGAAGACGCTGCCCACGCTGGACGAGAAGACGGTGGTCACGCTCCGCCGCCTCTCCCACGACAAGGGCATCGACATGCTGATCGAGGCGTGGGCGCAGGTCGGGCCGCAGCACCCGGACTGGAAGCTGAAGATCTTCGGCGCCGGCCCGGACGAGCAGGCGCTGCGCACCCAGGCCCGCTCGCTGGGCCTCGACGACACGGCGCTGTTCCAGGGCAAGACCAGCGACATCGACGGCGCGCTCAGCTCCGCCTCGGTGTACGCGCTGCCGTCCCGCGAGGAGGGCTTCCCGATCGCGGTGATGGAGGCGATGGCGTACGGGCTGCCCACCGTGGCGTTCGACTGCGCGCCCGGCATCCGGGAGCTGATCGACGACGAGGTCAGCGGTGGCCTGGTCGTCACGCCCGGCAACGTGAGCGGGTTCGCGATCGGCCTGGACCGCCTGATCAAGGACCGCGACCTGCGGGCCCGTCTCGGTGCCGCGGGCCGCGAGTCGGTTCAGCGGTTCAGCCCGGACAGCATCGTGGACCGCTGGGAGAGCCTCTTCGCGCTCCTGGACCGCTGACCACCTCACCGGCGCGGGCGGGGCTCCGGCCCGCGCCGGTAAGGTGCATCGGTGCAAGCGATCCTGGCCACCCTCGGTTACGTCCTCTCCCCGGGCGGCTCGCGGGTGCTGATGATCCGGCGGGACGCCCGGCCGGACGACATCCACTACGGCAAGTTCAACGGCCTGGGCGGCAAGCTGGAGCCCGGCGAGGACGTGGTGGCCGGGATGCGCCGGGAGATCCACGAGGAGGCCGGGCTCGACTGCGCCGGTCTCGACCTGGCCGGCACGATCTCG includes these proteins:
- a CDS encoding glycosyltransferase; this encodes MAETRDIFIICNSVNELGGLTQWVHDISRLFTARGHRVRLIGMEPATDYRDFGSDLPYPTFTLHDEQLPRRRKATGAAALNPARTLMLRKRQQIFEGGVRRLNELLRTAESPGAVVIASQVWAGEWVAAADTTGMQVIGMSHESFEACKNSSRYNRVLKFYGGMDIHLSLTDADADAWARAGMSNVGAMPNPLMTVPKTLPTLDEKTVVTLRRLSHDKGIDMLIEAWAQVGPQHPDWKLKIFGAGPDEQALRTQARSLGLDDTALFQGKTSDIDGALSSASVYALPSREEGFPIAVMEAMAYGLPTVAFDCAPGIRELIDDEVSGGLVVTPGNVSGFAIGLDRLIKDRDLRARLGAAGRESVQRFSPDSIVDRWESLFALLDR